One segment of Setaria viridis chromosome 4, Setaria_viridis_v4.0, whole genome shotgun sequence DNA contains the following:
- the LOC140222435 gene encoding uncharacterized protein: MKSIMRLPLLSLFLILLLVTTKTTTASGCIGNERNALFDLKATLKDHQGVLSSWRGLNCCSWYGTTCDNKTGHIIKLDLHNSNFSEELRSYQFSGNIPDGLSQLQHLQVLDLANNKLSGPLPRNIGNFTMMASQRSARITSLMFQGRGDGILYSGIIVYYNASLYITTKGDERLYSGILYLMKSIDLSDNALTGEIPVEFGALAQLKNLNLSRNRLSGRIPERIGSMDSLESLDISWNHLSGAIPQSMASLHSLSHLNMSYNNLSGKIPQGSQLQTLGDEDPYIYAGNKYLCSPLVSESCYEHKLNPIYNDEDTHVHDVLLYVFSGLGFGLGFSAIWWLLIFSEAVRKLYFQSIDSVCEKFFVRMILLKINVSSILMDRNRNPVS; the protein is encoded by the exons ATGAAAAGCATCATGCGCCTTCCACTGCTTTCTCTGTTTCTTATTTTGCTACTAGTAACCACCAAAACCACAACAGCAAGCGGGTGCATTGGAAATGAAAGGAATGCGCTATTCGACTTGAAGGCCACCCTGAAGGACCATCAGGGCGTACTTTCATCATGGAGGGGTCTAAATTGTTGCAGCTGGTATGGCACAACATGTGACAACAAGACTGGGCATATCATCAAGCTCGACCTCCACAACAGCAACTTCAGCGAAGA GTTGAGATCATATCAGTTCTCCGGAAATATTCCTGATGGATTATCACAACTTCAACACCTTCAAGTTCTGGATCTTGCCAATAACAAGCTTTCTGGGCCCCTGCCGCGAAATATTGGGAATTTCACTATGATGGCTTCACAACGATCAGCGCGTATTACATCGTTAATGTTTCAAGGCAGAGGAGATGGAATATTATACTCTGGGATTATTGTATATTACAATGCGAGCTTATACATTACAACCAAAGGAGATGAAAGATTATACTCTGGGATTCTTTACTTGATGAAGAGCATTGACCTTTCTGATAATGCTCTAACCGGAGAAATTCCTGTTGAATTTGGAGCTCTTGCGCAACTCAAGAACCTGAATCTGTCAAGAAATCGTCTTAGTGGACGTATTCCAGAGAGAATTGGCAGTATGGATTCATTAGAGTCCCTTGATATCTCATGGAACCATCTCTCTGGTGCGATTCCTCAGAGCATGGCATCATTGCACTCGCTAAGCCACCTGAACATGTCCTACAACAATCTTTCCGGGAAGATACCTCAAGGTTCTCAACTTCAAACTCTCGGTGATGAAGATCCATACATATATGCTGGCAACAAATACCTCTGCAGTCCTCTTGTTTCTGAGAGCTGTTATGAACACAAGCTAAACCCAATATACAATGACGAAGACACACATGTCCATGATGTATTGTTGTATGTATTTTCAGGACTTGGTTTTGGACTTGGATTCTCAGCTATATGGTGGCTACTTATATTCAGCGAGGCAGTAAGAAAGTTGTACTTCCAGTCTATCGACTCCGTATGTGAGAAATTTTTTGTCCGGATGATCCTACTGAAGATAAATGTGAGCAGCATATTAATGGACAGAAATCGGAATCCAGTCAGTTGA
- the LOC117851440 gene encoding uncharacterized protein: MDKILAFSILSSSPADISSTGFSTRLSWRSSSSAVTQKQQQQQAEKPAPRQQEKKAAEQQAGSRPAAAAERKQARFAPEFDGINCFESIVSF; encoded by the coding sequence ATGGACAAGATCCTGGCCTTCTCCATCCtgagctcgtcgccggccgaCATCTCGTCGACCGGCTTCTCCACCCGCCTCTCGTGGAGGTCCTCTTCCTCCGCCGTGAcccagaagcagcagcagcagcaggcggagAAGCCGGCTCCGAGGCAGCAGGAGAAGAAGGCCGCGGAGCAGCAGGCCGGCTCgcgcccggcggccgccgcggagaGGAAGCAGGCGCGGTTCGCGCCGGAGTTCGACGGGATCAACTGCTTCGAGTCCATAGTCTCCTTCTGA
- the LOC117852425 gene encoding receptor-like protein EIX1, translating into MKSIMRLSLLSLFLILLLVTTKTTTASGCIGNERNALFDLKATLKDHQGVLSSWRGLNCCSWYGVTCNKTGHIIKLNLRNNESMEYALTGDISPSLVNLTHLEYLDLHGNDFGGGSIPEFIGSFKNLRHLDLSFAGFGGKIPPHLGNLSKLNYLDISIADRIFTSSSSVDNLLWLSGLSSLAYLDMSSWNFSAASDWLESLNMLAFLEELHLSTTHLPPTDLNSLSQSNFTFLNKVDLSGNYLNSTFPHWLTNITTMTHIELSNTGLHGSIPEAVGNLTALEYVYLSENSLEGAIPTSIGKLCNLQVLDLFSNNLVGDMDNLGKAMARCMKKLEFINLGSNNLSGSLTGWLGSFKTLLSINLHNNALSGPTGCHLFSCITSNYILAH; encoded by the exons ATGAAAAGCATCATGCGCCTTTCACtgctttctttgtttcttattTTGCTACTAGTAACCACCAAAACCACAACAGCGAGCGGGTGCATTGGAAATGAAAGGAATGCGCTATTCGACTTGAAGGCCACCCTGAAGGACCATCAGGGCGTACTTTCGTCATGGAGGGGTCTAAATTGTTGCAGCTGGTATGGAGTGACATGTAACAAGACGGGGCACATTATCAAGCTCAACCTCCGCAACAATGAAAGCATGGAGTATGCTCTGACAGGTGACATCAGCCCATCATTGGTTAATTTGACTCATCTAGAGTACCTTGATCTTCATGGCAATGATTTTGGTGGTGGAAGTATCCCTGAGTTCATTGGATCGTTCAAGAACCTTAGGCATCTTGACTTGTCTTTTGCTGGCTTTGGTGGGAAAATTCCCCCTCACCTTGGAAACTTGTCGAAGCTGAATTATCTTGATATAAGCATTGCTGATCGCATATTCACTTCCAGTAGCTCTGTGGACAACCTTCTGTGGCTCTCTGGGCTTTCTTCACTGGCCTACCTTGACATGTCATCGTGGAACTTTTCTGCTGCTTCAGACTGGCTTGAGTCATTGAACATGCTTGCTTTCCTTGAGGAGCTTCATTTGTCTACTACTCATCTTCCACCCACCGACCTGAACTCTCTATCACAATCTAACTTCACGTTTCTCAATAAAGTTGATCTGTCAGGCAACTACCTCAATTCTACCTTCCCACATTGGTTAACAAACATAACAACTATGACACACATTGAGTTGTCCAACACTGGACTTCATGGGTCGATTCCTGAAGCTGTAGGAAATTTAACTGCCCTTGAATATGTTTATCTGTCCGAGAACAGTTTGGAAGGAGCAATTCCAACATCAATAGGCAAACTTTGCAACTTGCAGGTCCTAGATTTGTTCTCAAACAATCTTGTTGGTGATATGGACAACCTGGGGAAAGCTATGGCCAGGTGCATGAAGAAACTAGAATTCATCAACTTGGGGAGTAACAATCTATCTGGAAGTCTAACTGGATGGCTTGGGTCCTTCAAGACGCTCTTGTCAATCAACCTCCACAACAACGCACTATCAGGTCCT ACTGGGTGCCACCTTTTCAGCTGCATCACCTCCAATTACATTCTTGCCCACTAA
- the LOC117853299 gene encoding granule-bound starch synthase 1, chloroplastic/amyloplastic yields the protein MAALATSQLATTRAGFGLGDASSSMFRPGVQGLSRGSRASSPAATLSVRTSARAAPRQQHRRAQRGARFPSLVVCATGAGMNVVFVGAEMAPWSKTGGLGDVLGGLPPAMAANGHRVMVISPRYDQYKDAWDTSVVSEIKVGDRYERVRFFHCYKRGVDRVFIDHPSFLERVWGKTGEKIYGPDAGVDYKDNQLRFSLLCQAALEAPRILSLNNNPYFSGPYGEDVVFVCNDWHTGPLSSYLKSNYQSNGIYRNAKTAFCIHNISYQGRFAFSDYPELNLPERFRSSFDFIDGYEKPVEGRKINWMKAGIIEADRVLTVSPYYAEELISGIARGCELDNIMRLTGITGIVNGMDVSEWDPSKDKYIATKYDVSTAIAAKALNKEALQAAAGLPVDRKIPLVAFVGRLEEQKGPDVMAAAIPQLMEEDVQIVLLGTGKKKFERMLMSAEEKYPDKVRAVVKFNAALAHHIMAGADLLAVTSRFEPCGLIQLQGMRYGTPCVCASTGGLVDTVIEGKTGFHMGRLSVDCKVVEPADVQKVASTLKRAIKVVGTPAYEEMVRNCMIQDLSWKGPAKNWENVLLSLGVAGSQPGIEGEEIAPLAKENVAAP from the exons ATGGCGGCTCTGGCCACTTCCCAGCTCGCCACCACCCGCGCCGGCTTCGGCCTCGgcgacgcctcctcctccatgttCCGCCCCGGCGTCCAGGGCCTCAGCAGGGGCTCCCgggcctcctccccggcggccaCGCTCAGCGTGCGGaccagcgcgcgcgccgcgcccaggCAGCAGCACCGCCGGGCGCAGCGCGGCGCCAGGTTCCCCTCCCTCGTCGTCtgcgccaccggcgccggcatGAACGTCGTCTTCGTCGGCGCCGAGATGGCGCCTTGGAGCAAGACCGGCGGACTCGGCGACGTCCTCGGCGGCCTCCCGCCGGCCATGGCC GCGAATGGGCACCGGGTCATGGTCATCTCCCCCCGCTACGACCAGTACAAGGACGCCTGGGACACCAGCGTCGTCTCCGAG ATCAAGGTGGGAGACAGGTACGAGAGGGTGAGGTTCTTCCACTGCTACAAGCGCGGAGTCGACCGCGTGTTCATCGACCACCCGTCCTTCCTGGAGAGG GTTTGGGGAAAGACTGGTGAGAAGATCTACGGGCCAGACGCTGGAGTGGATTACAAGGACAACCAGCTGCGTTTCAGCCTTCTTTGCCAG GCAGCACTTGAAGCTCCTAGGATTCTGAGCCTCAACAACAACCCGTACTTCTCAGGACCGTACG GGGAGGACGTCGTGTTCGTCTGCAACGACTGGCACACCGGCCCTCTGTCGAGCTACCTCAAGAGCAACTACCAGTCCAACGGCATCTACAGAAACGCCAAG ACCGCTTTCTGCATCCACAACATCTCCTACCAGGGCCGGTTCGCATTCTCGGACTACCCGGAGCTGAACCTCCCTGAGAGATTCAGATCATCCTTCGATTTCATCGATGG CTACGAGAAGCCTGTGGAGGGCAGGAAGATCAACTGGATGAAGGCCGGGATCATCGAAGCCGACAGGGTCCTGACCGTGAGCCCCTACTACGCCGAGGAGCTCATCTCCGGCATCGCCAGGGGCTGCGAGCTCGACAACATCATGCGCCTCACCGGCATCACCGGTATCGTCAACGGCATGGACGTCAGCGAGTGGGACCCCAGCAAGGACAAGTACATCGCCACCAAGTACGACGTGTCAACG GCCATTGCGGCCAAGGCGCTCAACAAGGAGGCGCTGCAGGCCGCGGCCGGGCTGCCGGTGGACCGGAAGATCCCGCTGGTGGCGTTCGTCGGCAGGCTGGAGGAGCAGAAGGGCCCCGACGTCATGGCTGCCGCCATCCCGCAGCTCATGGAGGAGGATGTCCAGATCGTCCTTCTG GGCACTGGGAAGAAGAAGTTCGAGCGCATGCTGATGAGCGCGGAGGAGAAGTACCCCGACAAGGTGCGCGCCGTGGTGAAGTTCAACGCGGCGCTGGCGCACCACATCATGGCCGGCGCCGACCTGctcgccgtcaccagccgcttCGAGCCCTGCGGCCTCATCCAGCTGCAGGGGATGCGATACGGCACG CCCTGCGTGTGCGCGTCCACCGGCGGGCTCGTCGACACCGTCATCGAAGGCAAGACCGGATTCCACATGGGCCGCCTCAGCGTCGAC TGTAAGGTCGTGGAGCCGGCCGACGTGCAGAAGGTGGCGAGCACCCTGAAGCGCGCCATCAAGGTCGTCGGCACGCCGGCGTACGAGGAGATGGTCAGGAACTGCATGATCCAGGACCTCTCCTGGAAG GGCCCTGCCAAGAACTGGGAGAACGTTCTGCTGAGCCTGGGCGTCGCCGGCAGCCAGCCGGGGATCGAAGGCGAGGAGATCGCGCCGCTCGCCAAGGAGAACGTGGCCGCTCCCTGA
- the LOC117851342 gene encoding uncharacterized protein: protein MQHSNRRRVAWEVGSSQGGGMDRILGLSLIGTGPGNVFGPGMSAGVLESFARGKAEEGNGRGAAGGTGSAAAWSGGKIAAERASEAETKGAGGQERRGGEAEARFYPAFDGVLCFDAVAPYWHA from the coding sequence ATGCAACACAgcaaccgccgccgcgtcgcgtGGGAAGTGGGCAGCAGTCAGGGCGGCGGCATGGACAGGATCCTGGGGTTGTCCCTCATCGGCACGGGGCCCGGCAACGTCTTCGGCCCGGGCATGAGCGCCGGCGTGCTGGAGAGCTTCGCCCGCGGCAAGGCGGAGGAGGGCAACGGCAGGGGTGCAGCCGGCGGGActggatcggcggcggcgtggagtgGCGGGAAGATCGCGGCCGAGagggcgagcgaggcggagacgAAGGGTGCCGGTGGCCaggagcgccgcggcggcgaggcggaggcgcggtTCTACCCGGCGTTCGATGGCGTGCTCTGTTTCGACGCCGTCGCTCCGTATTGGCATGCTTAG
- the LOC140222436 gene encoding uncharacterized protein produces MVHMESLRILGLGSNHLEGQIPDMPTSLEALDLSNNSFTGPLPYHLGGSGLLFVSLSNNHLNGSIPVYFCDMELLSGIDLSNNNLSGELPNCWKQNTRLFVLDFSNNNLEGEIPSSIGSLTSLASLHLNKNMLSGVLPFSLSSCDSLILLDLGENHFEGTIPTWIGSNMHLLVILRLRSNQFSGNIPDGLSQLQHLQVLDLANNKLSGPLPRNIGNFTWMASRQSAPITSFMFRGFDVGYIVIYSASLYITTKGDERLYSRILYLMTSIDLSDNALTGEIPVEFGALAQLKNLNLSRNRLSGRIPERIGSMDSLESLDISWNHLSGAIPQSMASLHSLSRLNMSYNNLSGKIPQGSQLQTLGDEDPYIYAGNKYLCSPLVSESCYEHKLNPIYNDEDTHAHDVLLYVVSGLGFGLGFSAIWWLLIFNEAVRKLYFQSIDSVCEKFFVRI; encoded by the coding sequence ATGGTACACATGGAGTCACTTAGAATCTTGGGGCTTGGTTCTAACCATTTAGAAGGTCAGATTCCTGATATGCCAACAAGTCTTGAAGCGCTGGATCTCTCTAACAATTCTTTCACTGGGCCGTTACCCTACCATTTAGGAGGTAGCGGATTGCTATTCGTTTCCTTGTCGAACAATCATCTGAACGGAAGCATACCTGTGTATTTCTGCGACATGGAGTTGCTGTCAGGAATAGATCTATCAAACAACAACTTATCAGGTGAACTTCCTAACTGCTGGAAGCAGAACACACGCCTATTTGTGCTGGACTTCTCGAACAACAACCTTGAAGGAGAAATTCCATCGAGCATAGGCTCTCTTACTTCACTTGCCTCTTTGCATTTAAACAAGAACATGCTCTCTGGGGTGTTGCCCTTCTCTCTAAGCTCATGTGACTCTTTGATTTTACTTGATCTTGGAGAGAACCATTTCGAGGGAACCATACCTACATGGATAGGGAGTAATATGCACTTACTTGTTATCCTCAGGTTGAGATCAAATCAGTTCTCCGGAAATATTCCTGATGGATTATCACAACTTCAACACCTTCAAGTGCTGGATCTTGCCAATAACAAGCTTTCTGGGCCCCTGCCGCGAAATATTGGGAATTTCACTTGGATGGCTTCACGACAATCAGCGCCTATTACATCGTTTATGTTTCGAGGCTTCGATGTTGGTTATATTGTAATTTACAGTGCGAGCTTATACATTACAACCAAAGGAGATGAAAGATTATACTCTAGGATTCTTTACTTGATGACGAGCATTGACCTTTCTGATAATGCTCTAACCGGAGAAATTCCTGTTGAATTTGGAGCTCTTGCGCAACTCAAGAACCTGAATCTGTCAAGAAATCGCCTTAGTGGACGTATTCCAGAGAGAATTGGCAGTATGGATTCATTAGAGTCCCTTGATATCTCATGGAACCATCTCTCTGGTGCGATTCCTCAGAGCATGGCATCATTGCACTCGCTAAGCCGCCTGAACATGTCGTACAACAATCTTTCCGGGAAGATACCTCAAGGTTCTCAGCTTCAAACTCTCGGTGATGAAGATCCATACATATATGCTGGCAACAAATACCTCTGCAGTCCTCTTGTTTCTGAGAGCTGTTATGAACACAAGCTAAACCCAATATACAATGACGAAGACACACATGCCCATGATGTATTGTTGTATGTAGTTTCAGGACTTGGTTTTGGACTTGGATTCTCAGCTATATGGTGGCTACTTATATTCAACGAGGCAGTAAGAAAGTTGTACTTCCAGTCTATCGACTCCGTATGTGAGAAATTTTTTGTCCGGATATGA